The following are encoded together in the Humulus lupulus chromosome 5, drHumLupu1.1, whole genome shotgun sequence genome:
- the LOC133834211 gene encoding protein FAR1-RELATED SEQUENCE 4 isoform X2, with amino-acid sequence MFMEHMKRCRLISSSVGVQVQGGCKVDLNIPTMSMDSNVIIASPVVEPHDGIEFESHEDAYTFYKEYAKSVGFGTAKLSSRRSRASKEFIDAKFSCIRYGNKQQSDDAINPRPSPKIGCKASMHVKRKQNGKWYIYSFVKEHNHDLLPDQAHFFRSHRNADPLKNDVRIRRRKNLATVSKLFSAYQNVECLERYLRNQHDIGRNLILESGDAEMLLEHFMQMQGENPKFFYAVDLNEEHRLRNVFWVDAKGMEDYSKFNDAISFDITYFSNKYKIPLVLFIGVNHHTQPTLLGCALIADETVYTFVWLMQTWFIAMGEQAPRVILTDQNNAIKAAVAAVFPGTRHCFCLSYVMEKVPRQLEFLGMWHDSFMEKFNKCIFKSWSEEQFDKRWWKLIDKFNLRQVDWIQSLYEDRMYWVPTFVRDISFAGLSRTSRLESLNSSFDKYVQRETSLRDFMERYREILEDRYEEEAKANFDAWHETPELKSPSPFEKQMSLVYTQEIFKKFQVEVLGAAACHLKKENEDETSTTYSVKDFEDNQNYVVKWNESKSDIYCLCQSFEYKGYLCRHAIVVLQMSGVFSIPPKYVLQRWTNAAMSRHSIGEKLDNVQRKVRRYNDLCRRAIILGEEGSLSEQSYNAALSAIKEALKQCASLNNSLENNARPDTSAVSGVCTVDAENQCSNASNFEVSNHKVTPANRASGRAGAGKEAASKKGKVHQTEAASVGTQGGFHQMELSGPNMMQQLQNVVPAHIHNMNLVPPPAMFQNVSSAAAAAAAAQFHNMAAAASTAHLHHNPRLPR; translated from the exons ATGTTTATGGAGCATATGAAAAGGTGCAGACTGATTTCTAGCTCTGTTGGTGTTCAAGTGCAGGGTGGCTGCAAAGTGGATTTGAATATTCCCACAATGTCAATGGATTCTAATGTCATAATAGCAAGTCCTGTTGTTGAGCCTCATGATGGCATTGAATTCGAATCTCATGAGGATGCCTATACATTTTACAAAGAGTATGCCAAGTCAGTGGGATTTGGCACTGCCAAGTTGAGCAGTCGTCGGTCCAGGGCTTCCAAGGAATTTATTGATGCAAAATTTTCATGCATAAGATATGGAAATAAGCAACAGTCTGATGATGCCATTAATCCGCGGCCTTCTCCAAAAATCGGTTGTAAAGCAAGTATGCATGTGAAGAGAAAACAAAATGGCAAGTGGTACATTTACAGCTTTGTAAAGGAGCACAATCATGACCTTTTACCGGATCAGGCTCACTTTTTCAGAAGCCACAGAAATGCTGATCCTCTCAAGAATGATGTTAGAATACGCAGACGAAAGAACTTAGCTACTGTGTCCAAACTATTCAGTGCTTATCAAAATGTCGAATGTTTGGAGAGATATTTAAGAAATCAGCATGATATAGGACGTAATTTGATTTTAGAATCAGGGGATGCTGAAATGCTGCTTGAACATTTCATGCAAATGCAGGGAGAGAATCCGAAATTCTTCTACGCAGTTGATCTGAACGAAGAACATCGACTGAGAAATGTGTTCTGGGTTGATGCCAAAGGAATGGAAGATTATTCCAAATTTAACGATGCGATATCTTTCGACATCACCTATTTCTCCAACAAGTATAAAATACCTTTGGTACTCTTTATTGGAGTGAACCATCATACTCAACCTACATTGCTTGGATGTGCTTTGATTGCAGATGAGACTGTATATACTTTTGTTTGGTTAATGCAAACATGGTTTATCGCAATGGGTGAACAGGCTCCAAGAGTTATCCTCACTGACCAGAACAATGCCATCAAGGCAGCTGTTGCAGCTGTCTTCCCAGGCACCCGTCATTGCTTTTGTTTGTCGTATGTAATGGAAAAGGTACCGAGGCAGCTGGAGTTTTTGGGCATGTGGCATGATAGTTTTATGGAAAAATTTAACAAATGTATCTTTAAGTCGTGGTCAGAAGAACAATTTGACAAGAGGTGGTGGAAACTAATTGATAAATTTAATCTTAGACAAGTTGATTGGATTCAGTCCTTGTATGAAGACCGAATGTATTGGGTGCCTACGTTTGTGAGGGATATATCCTTTGCTGGTTTGTCTAGAACTTCTCGATTAGAAAGCTTGAATTCTTCGTTTGACAAATATGTCCAACGGGAAACATCATTGAGGGATTTCATGGAACGGTACAGAGAAATTCTCGAAGATAGGTACGAAGAAGAAGCTAAAGCAAACTTCGATGCTTGGCATGAAACCCCCGAGTTGAAATCTCCATCACCCTTTGAGAAACAAATGTCTCTTGTATACACACaagaaatttttaagaaatttcaaGTTGAAGTTTTGGGAGCAGCCGCTTGCCATCTTAAGAAAGAAAATGAAGACGAGACAAGCACAACTTACAGTGTTAAAGATTTTGAGGATAATCAGAATTACGTAGTAAAATGGAACGAATCAAAATCAGATATATATTGTTTATGTCAATCATTTGAGTATAAAGGCTATCTTTGTAGACATGCCATTGTTGTTCTCCAAATGTCGGGCGTGTTCAGCATCCCACCTAAGTATGTGCTGCAGCGATGGACGAATGCTGCTATGAGTAGACATTCCATTGGTGAAAAGCTGGATAATGTTCAACGAAAGGTTCGCCGGTACAATGATTTATGTAGACGAGCCATAATATTGGGTGAGGAAGGATCCTTGTCCGAACAGAGTTACAATGCAGCTTTAAGTGCCATAAAGGAAGCTTTGAAGCAATGTGCAAGTTTGAACAACTCTTTAGAGAACAATGCAAGACCTGATACCTCAGCAGTAAGTGGTGTTTGCACTGTTGATGCAGAGAATCAATGCAGCAATGCTTCAAATTTTGAGGTGTCCAATCATAAAGTGACCCCAGCGAATAGGGCTTCTGGGAGAGCCGGTGCTGGGAAAGAGGCCGCTAGTAAAAAGGGAAAG GTACATCAGACAGAAGCTGCAAGTGTTGGCACTCAAGGTGGCTTTCACCAAATG GAGCTGTCTGGACCAAACATGATGCAGCAGTTACAAAATGTGGTACCTGCCCATATACATAATATGAATCTGGTGCCTCCTCCTGCAATGTTTCAAAATGTTTCGTCAGCAGCAGCGGCAGCTGCAGCAGCACAGTTCCATAACATGGCTGCTGCTGCTTCGACCGCACATTTGCATCACAACCCTCGTCTTCCTCGCTGA
- the LOC133834211 gene encoding protein FAR1-RELATED SEQUENCE 4 isoform X1 has protein sequence MFMEHMKRCRLISSSVGVQVQGGCKVDLNIPTMSMDSNVIIASPVVEPHDGIEFESHEDAYTFYKEYAKSVGFGTAKLSSRRSRASKEFIDAKFSCIRYGNKQQSDDAINPRPSPKIGCKASMHVKRKQNGKWYIYSFVKEHNHDLLPDQAHFFRSHRNADPLKNDVRIRRRKNLATVSKLFSAYQNVECLERYLRNQHDIGRNLILESGDAEMLLEHFMQMQGENPKFFYAVDLNEEHRLRNVFWVDAKGMEDYSKFNDAISFDITYFSNKYKIPLVLFIGVNHHTQPTLLGCALIADETVYTFVWLMQTWFIAMGEQAPRVILTDQNNAIKAAVAAVFPGTRHCFCLSYVMEKVPRQLEFLGMWHDSFMEKFNKCIFKSWSEEQFDKRWWKLIDKFNLRQVDWIQSLYEDRMYWVPTFVRDISFAGLSRTSRLESLNSSFDKYVQRETSLRDFMERYREILEDRYEEEAKANFDAWHETPELKSPSPFEKQMSLVYTQEIFKKFQVEVLGAAACHLKKENEDETSTTYSVKDFEDNQNYVVKWNESKSDIYCLCQSFEYKGYLCRHAIVVLQMSGVFSIPPKYVLQRWTNAAMSRHSIGEKLDNVQRKVRRYNDLCRRAIILGEEGSLSEQSYNAALSAIKEALKQCASLNNSLENNARPDTSAVSGVCTVDAENQCSNASNFEVSNHKVTPANRASGRAGAGKEAASKKGKVHQTEAASVGTQGGFHQMQELSGPNMMQQLQNVVPAHIHNMNLVPPPAMFQNVSSAAAAAAAAQFHNMAAAASTAHLHHNPRLPR, from the exons ATGTTTATGGAGCATATGAAAAGGTGCAGACTGATTTCTAGCTCTGTTGGTGTTCAAGTGCAGGGTGGCTGCAAAGTGGATTTGAATATTCCCACAATGTCAATGGATTCTAATGTCATAATAGCAAGTCCTGTTGTTGAGCCTCATGATGGCATTGAATTCGAATCTCATGAGGATGCCTATACATTTTACAAAGAGTATGCCAAGTCAGTGGGATTTGGCACTGCCAAGTTGAGCAGTCGTCGGTCCAGGGCTTCCAAGGAATTTATTGATGCAAAATTTTCATGCATAAGATATGGAAATAAGCAACAGTCTGATGATGCCATTAATCCGCGGCCTTCTCCAAAAATCGGTTGTAAAGCAAGTATGCATGTGAAGAGAAAACAAAATGGCAAGTGGTACATTTACAGCTTTGTAAAGGAGCACAATCATGACCTTTTACCGGATCAGGCTCACTTTTTCAGAAGCCACAGAAATGCTGATCCTCTCAAGAATGATGTTAGAATACGCAGACGAAAGAACTTAGCTACTGTGTCCAAACTATTCAGTGCTTATCAAAATGTCGAATGTTTGGAGAGATATTTAAGAAATCAGCATGATATAGGACGTAATTTGATTTTAGAATCAGGGGATGCTGAAATGCTGCTTGAACATTTCATGCAAATGCAGGGAGAGAATCCGAAATTCTTCTACGCAGTTGATCTGAACGAAGAACATCGACTGAGAAATGTGTTCTGGGTTGATGCCAAAGGAATGGAAGATTATTCCAAATTTAACGATGCGATATCTTTCGACATCACCTATTTCTCCAACAAGTATAAAATACCTTTGGTACTCTTTATTGGAGTGAACCATCATACTCAACCTACATTGCTTGGATGTGCTTTGATTGCAGATGAGACTGTATATACTTTTGTTTGGTTAATGCAAACATGGTTTATCGCAATGGGTGAACAGGCTCCAAGAGTTATCCTCACTGACCAGAACAATGCCATCAAGGCAGCTGTTGCAGCTGTCTTCCCAGGCACCCGTCATTGCTTTTGTTTGTCGTATGTAATGGAAAAGGTACCGAGGCAGCTGGAGTTTTTGGGCATGTGGCATGATAGTTTTATGGAAAAATTTAACAAATGTATCTTTAAGTCGTGGTCAGAAGAACAATTTGACAAGAGGTGGTGGAAACTAATTGATAAATTTAATCTTAGACAAGTTGATTGGATTCAGTCCTTGTATGAAGACCGAATGTATTGGGTGCCTACGTTTGTGAGGGATATATCCTTTGCTGGTTTGTCTAGAACTTCTCGATTAGAAAGCTTGAATTCTTCGTTTGACAAATATGTCCAACGGGAAACATCATTGAGGGATTTCATGGAACGGTACAGAGAAATTCTCGAAGATAGGTACGAAGAAGAAGCTAAAGCAAACTTCGATGCTTGGCATGAAACCCCCGAGTTGAAATCTCCATCACCCTTTGAGAAACAAATGTCTCTTGTATACACACaagaaatttttaagaaatttcaaGTTGAAGTTTTGGGAGCAGCCGCTTGCCATCTTAAGAAAGAAAATGAAGACGAGACAAGCACAACTTACAGTGTTAAAGATTTTGAGGATAATCAGAATTACGTAGTAAAATGGAACGAATCAAAATCAGATATATATTGTTTATGTCAATCATTTGAGTATAAAGGCTATCTTTGTAGACATGCCATTGTTGTTCTCCAAATGTCGGGCGTGTTCAGCATCCCACCTAAGTATGTGCTGCAGCGATGGACGAATGCTGCTATGAGTAGACATTCCATTGGTGAAAAGCTGGATAATGTTCAACGAAAGGTTCGCCGGTACAATGATTTATGTAGACGAGCCATAATATTGGGTGAGGAAGGATCCTTGTCCGAACAGAGTTACAATGCAGCTTTAAGTGCCATAAAGGAAGCTTTGAAGCAATGTGCAAGTTTGAACAACTCTTTAGAGAACAATGCAAGACCTGATACCTCAGCAGTAAGTGGTGTTTGCACTGTTGATGCAGAGAATCAATGCAGCAATGCTTCAAATTTTGAGGTGTCCAATCATAAAGTGACCCCAGCGAATAGGGCTTCTGGGAGAGCCGGTGCTGGGAAAGAGGCCGCTAGTAAAAAGGGAAAG GTACATCAGACAGAAGCTGCAAGTGTTGGCACTCAAGGTGGCTTTCACCAAATG CAGGAGCTGTCTGGACCAAACATGATGCAGCAGTTACAAAATGTGGTACCTGCCCATATACATAATATGAATCTGGTGCCTCCTCCTGCAATGTTTCAAAATGTTTCGTCAGCAGCAGCGGCAGCTGCAGCAGCACAGTTCCATAACATGGCTGCTGCTGCTTCGACCGCACATTTGCATCACAACCCTCGTCTTCCTCGCTGA
- the LOC133834211 gene encoding protein FAR1-RELATED SEQUENCE 4 isoform X3, with translation MSMDSNVIIASPVVEPHDGIEFESHEDAYTFYKEYAKSVGFGTAKLSSRRSRASKEFIDAKFSCIRYGNKQQSDDAINPRPSPKIGCKASMHVKRKQNGKWYIYSFVKEHNHDLLPDQAHFFRSHRNADPLKNDVRIRRRKNLATVSKLFSAYQNVECLERYLRNQHDIGRNLILESGDAEMLLEHFMQMQGENPKFFYAVDLNEEHRLRNVFWVDAKGMEDYSKFNDAISFDITYFSNKYKIPLVLFIGVNHHTQPTLLGCALIADETVYTFVWLMQTWFIAMGEQAPRVILTDQNNAIKAAVAAVFPGTRHCFCLSYVMEKVPRQLEFLGMWHDSFMEKFNKCIFKSWSEEQFDKRWWKLIDKFNLRQVDWIQSLYEDRMYWVPTFVRDISFAGLSRTSRLESLNSSFDKYVQRETSLRDFMERYREILEDRYEEEAKANFDAWHETPELKSPSPFEKQMSLVYTQEIFKKFQVEVLGAAACHLKKENEDETSTTYSVKDFEDNQNYVVKWNESKSDIYCLCQSFEYKGYLCRHAIVVLQMSGVFSIPPKYVLQRWTNAAMSRHSIGEKLDNVQRKVRRYNDLCRRAIILGEEGSLSEQSYNAALSAIKEALKQCASLNNSLENNARPDTSAVSGVCTVDAENQCSNASNFEVSNHKVTPANRASGRAGAGKEAASKKGKVHQTEAASVGTQGGFHQMQELSGPNMMQQLQNVVPAHIHNMNLVPPPAMFQNVSSAAAAAAAAQFHNMAAAASTAHLHHNPRLPR, from the exons ATGTCAATGGATTCTAATGTCATAATAGCAAGTCCTGTTGTTGAGCCTCATGATGGCATTGAATTCGAATCTCATGAGGATGCCTATACATTTTACAAAGAGTATGCCAAGTCAGTGGGATTTGGCACTGCCAAGTTGAGCAGTCGTCGGTCCAGGGCTTCCAAGGAATTTATTGATGCAAAATTTTCATGCATAAGATATGGAAATAAGCAACAGTCTGATGATGCCATTAATCCGCGGCCTTCTCCAAAAATCGGTTGTAAAGCAAGTATGCATGTGAAGAGAAAACAAAATGGCAAGTGGTACATTTACAGCTTTGTAAAGGAGCACAATCATGACCTTTTACCGGATCAGGCTCACTTTTTCAGAAGCCACAGAAATGCTGATCCTCTCAAGAATGATGTTAGAATACGCAGACGAAAGAACTTAGCTACTGTGTCCAAACTATTCAGTGCTTATCAAAATGTCGAATGTTTGGAGAGATATTTAAGAAATCAGCATGATATAGGACGTAATTTGATTTTAGAATCAGGGGATGCTGAAATGCTGCTTGAACATTTCATGCAAATGCAGGGAGAGAATCCGAAATTCTTCTACGCAGTTGATCTGAACGAAGAACATCGACTGAGAAATGTGTTCTGGGTTGATGCCAAAGGAATGGAAGATTATTCCAAATTTAACGATGCGATATCTTTCGACATCACCTATTTCTCCAACAAGTATAAAATACCTTTGGTACTCTTTATTGGAGTGAACCATCATACTCAACCTACATTGCTTGGATGTGCTTTGATTGCAGATGAGACTGTATATACTTTTGTTTGGTTAATGCAAACATGGTTTATCGCAATGGGTGAACAGGCTCCAAGAGTTATCCTCACTGACCAGAACAATGCCATCAAGGCAGCTGTTGCAGCTGTCTTCCCAGGCACCCGTCATTGCTTTTGTTTGTCGTATGTAATGGAAAAGGTACCGAGGCAGCTGGAGTTTTTGGGCATGTGGCATGATAGTTTTATGGAAAAATTTAACAAATGTATCTTTAAGTCGTGGTCAGAAGAACAATTTGACAAGAGGTGGTGGAAACTAATTGATAAATTTAATCTTAGACAAGTTGATTGGATTCAGTCCTTGTATGAAGACCGAATGTATTGGGTGCCTACGTTTGTGAGGGATATATCCTTTGCTGGTTTGTCTAGAACTTCTCGATTAGAAAGCTTGAATTCTTCGTTTGACAAATATGTCCAACGGGAAACATCATTGAGGGATTTCATGGAACGGTACAGAGAAATTCTCGAAGATAGGTACGAAGAAGAAGCTAAAGCAAACTTCGATGCTTGGCATGAAACCCCCGAGTTGAAATCTCCATCACCCTTTGAGAAACAAATGTCTCTTGTATACACACaagaaatttttaagaaatttcaaGTTGAAGTTTTGGGAGCAGCCGCTTGCCATCTTAAGAAAGAAAATGAAGACGAGACAAGCACAACTTACAGTGTTAAAGATTTTGAGGATAATCAGAATTACGTAGTAAAATGGAACGAATCAAAATCAGATATATATTGTTTATGTCAATCATTTGAGTATAAAGGCTATCTTTGTAGACATGCCATTGTTGTTCTCCAAATGTCGGGCGTGTTCAGCATCCCACCTAAGTATGTGCTGCAGCGATGGACGAATGCTGCTATGAGTAGACATTCCATTGGTGAAAAGCTGGATAATGTTCAACGAAAGGTTCGCCGGTACAATGATTTATGTAGACGAGCCATAATATTGGGTGAGGAAGGATCCTTGTCCGAACAGAGTTACAATGCAGCTTTAAGTGCCATAAAGGAAGCTTTGAAGCAATGTGCAAGTTTGAACAACTCTTTAGAGAACAATGCAAGACCTGATACCTCAGCAGTAAGTGGTGTTTGCACTGTTGATGCAGAGAATCAATGCAGCAATGCTTCAAATTTTGAGGTGTCCAATCATAAAGTGACCCCAGCGAATAGGGCTTCTGGGAGAGCCGGTGCTGGGAAAGAGGCCGCTAGTAAAAAGGGAAAG GTACATCAGACAGAAGCTGCAAGTGTTGGCACTCAAGGTGGCTTTCACCAAATG CAGGAGCTGTCTGGACCAAACATGATGCAGCAGTTACAAAATGTGGTACCTGCCCATATACATAATATGAATCTGGTGCCTCCTCCTGCAATGTTTCAAAATGTTTCGTCAGCAGCAGCGGCAGCTGCAGCAGCACAGTTCCATAACATGGCTGCTGCTGCTTCGACCGCACATTTGCATCACAACCCTCGTCTTCCTCGCTGA